A window of the Verminephrobacter eiseniae EF01-2 genome harbors these coding sequences:
- the iolD gene encoding 3D-(3,5/4)-trihydroxycyclohexane-1,2-dione acylhydrolase (decyclizing), producing MQASTRLTVSQALVRYLAALKAEVIQPDGRTDILPYCAGVFAIFGHGNVAGLGEALQAEKDRLPTLRAHTEQGMANAAVAFAKAHFRQRIMAVTSSIGPGATNMLTSAALAHVARLPLLLLPADVFVSRLPDPVLQQVESFGQGDVSANDCFRPVTRYFDRIMAPEQLLVALPRALQVLTDPAQCGPVCLALPQDVQTFAHDWPEDFFHPALIRMRRPPADAQELAAACALLKSAKRPLIVAGGGVLYSQAWDALRSFAQTHGVPVSETQAGKSSLAWDHPLNLGAIGVSGSPAANGAAEQCDLLFAIGTRLQDFTTGSHALYPQARLLSLNIQPLDAAKKRGQPLLADVRTGLGQLTAALAGWRADPDWSASCRHQAAAWATRVTELTTHDPGDALPYDAEVIGAVRESATDVGLDSADNDIVVCAAGTLPAELHKLWRSALPGNYHMDYAYSCMGYEVAGGLGVKLARPEREVIVIVGDGSYMMLNSELASSVLLGRKIIVVILDNRGYGCIERLQIGSGGASFNNMLDDCVPEGGARSAIDFAMHGRSMGADAVHVRDTEELRRELHRARAASKSQVLVINTTHQRTTGDGGAWWEVAVPEVSARAEVAAAHRAYLQAKTRQRR from the coding sequence CCGAGGTCATACAGCCCGACGGCCGCACCGACATCCTGCCCTACTGCGCCGGCGTGTTCGCGATCTTCGGCCACGGCAACGTGGCCGGCCTGGGCGAGGCGCTACAGGCCGAAAAAGACCGGCTGCCCACGCTGCGCGCGCACACCGAGCAGGGCATGGCCAACGCCGCCGTGGCCTTTGCCAAAGCCCATTTCCGCCAGCGCATCATGGCCGTGACCTCCAGCATCGGCCCGGGCGCGACCAATATGCTGACCTCGGCAGCGCTGGCGCATGTGGCGCGGCTGCCGCTGCTGCTGCTGCCCGCCGATGTCTTTGTCTCGCGCCTGCCCGACCCCGTGCTGCAACAGGTCGAGAGCTTCGGGCAGGGCGATGTCAGCGCCAACGACTGCTTTCGCCCGGTGACGCGCTACTTCGACCGCATCATGGCGCCCGAGCAACTGCTGGTGGCCCTGCCGCGTGCGCTGCAGGTGCTGACCGACCCGGCGCAATGCGGCCCGGTATGTCTGGCGCTGCCGCAGGATGTGCAGACCTTCGCCCATGACTGGCCCGAAGACTTTTTCCACCCGGCACTGATCCGCATGCGCCGCCCGCCGGCCGACGCGCAAGAACTGGCCGCCGCCTGCGCGCTGCTGAAGTCGGCCAAGAGGCCGCTGATCGTGGCCGGCGGCGGCGTGCTCTACAGCCAGGCCTGGGACGCGCTGCGCAGCTTTGCGCAAACCCATGGCGTGCCGGTGAGCGAAACGCAGGCCGGCAAAAGCAGCCTGGCCTGGGACCACCCGCTGAACCTGGGCGCCATCGGCGTCAGTGGCTCGCCCGCAGCCAACGGCGCCGCCGAGCAATGCGATCTGCTGTTCGCCATCGGCACGCGGCTGCAGGACTTCACCACCGGCTCGCATGCGCTGTACCCGCAGGCCAGGTTGCTGAGCCTGAACATCCAGCCGCTGGATGCGGCCAAAAAGCGCGGCCAGCCGCTGCTCGCCGATGTCCGCACCGGATTGGGCCAGCTCACGGCCGCCCTGGCCGGCTGGCGTGCCGACCCGGACTGGAGCGCCAGTTGCCGCCACCAGGCCGCCGCCTGGGCGACGCGCGTGACCGAACTGACCACCCATGACCCCGGCGACGCGCTGCCCTACGACGCCGAGGTGATAGGCGCAGTGCGCGAATCGGCCACCGATGTCGGGCTCGACAGCGCAGACAACGACATCGTGGTCTGCGCCGCCGGCACGCTGCCGGCCGAGTTGCACAAGCTCTGGCGCAGCGCATTGCCGGGCAACTACCACATGGACTATGCCTACTCCTGCATGGGCTACGAAGTGGCGGGCGGCCTGGGCGTGAAACTGGCGCGGCCCGAGCGCGAGGTCATCGTCATCGTCGGCGACGGCTCGTACATGATGCTCAACTCCGAGTTGGCCAGTTCGGTGCTGCTCGGCCGCAAGATCATCGTCGTCATCCTGGACAACCGCGGCTACGGCTGCATCGAGCGGCTACAGATCGGCAGCGGCGGCGCGAGCTTCAACAACATGCTCGACGACTGCGTGCCCGAAGGCGGCGCGCGCTCGGCGATCGACTTTGCCATGCATGGCCGCTCCATGGGCGCCGACGCCGTGCATGTGCGCGACACGGAAGAACTGCGCCGCGAGCTGCACCGCGCCCGGGCGGCCAGCAAAAGCCAGGTGCTGGTGATAAACACCACGCACCAGCGCACCACCGGCGACGGCGGCGCCTGGTGGGAGGTGGCGGTGCCCGAGGTCTCCGCCCGGGCCGAGGTGGCCGCAGCGCACCGCGCCTACCTGCAAGCCAAAACCCGGCAGCGCCGCTGA
- the iolE gene encoding myo-inosose-2 dehydratase: MSWNVRIGINPLSWSNDDLPSLGGETPLETALREGAEIGYAGFELGYKFPADGPALKARLAEFGLVCVSGWYSGALAEPAPGQSDAQAVAAELERCQPHMRKLQHNDVTVVVYGECAGTIQGRIDMPLAKRPRFAGATAWQRYAERLNAFGAQLLARYGIRLAYHHHMGAYVQAPADIDQLMALTDPASVFLLFDTGHAWFGGAADPVALLRKHAARVVHVHCKDVRPQIIDQARNGGWSFLDSVINGAFTVPGDGAIDNRAILRVLKDVGYQGWLVVEAEQDPAVAPSYAYARKGHDTLRALVDQSSVCHGPGQRER; the protein is encoded by the coding sequence ATGAGCTGGAACGTCCGCATCGGCATCAACCCGCTGTCCTGGAGCAACGACGACCTGCCGTCGCTGGGCGGTGAAACCCCGCTCGAAACCGCGCTCCGGGAGGGCGCCGAGATCGGCTATGCCGGCTTCGAGCTGGGCTACAAGTTTCCCGCCGACGGCCCGGCGCTCAAAGCCCGGCTCGCCGAGTTCGGCCTGGTCTGCGTCTCGGGCTGGTACAGCGGCGCGCTGGCCGAACCCGCGCCCGGCCAGAGCGACGCCCAGGCCGTGGCCGCCGAACTCGAGCGCTGCCAGCCGCATATGCGCAAGTTGCAGCACAACGATGTCACGGTGGTGGTCTATGGCGAATGCGCCGGCACGATACAGGGCCGGATCGACATGCCGCTCGCCAAGCGCCCGCGCTTTGCCGGCGCCACCGCCTGGCAGCGCTACGCCGAGCGCCTGAACGCCTTTGGCGCGCAACTGCTGGCCCGTTACGGCATCCGGCTGGCCTACCACCACCACATGGGCGCCTATGTCCAGGCGCCGGCCGACATCGACCAACTGATGGCGCTGACCGACCCCGCCAGCGTCTTTTTGCTGTTCGACACCGGCCATGCCTGGTTCGGCGGCGCCGCCGACCCGGTGGCTTTGCTCCGCAAACATGCGGCCCGCGTGGTGCATGTGCACTGCAAGGACGTGCGCCCGCAAATCATCGACCAGGCGCGCAATGGCGGCTGGAGCTTTCTCGACAGCGTCATCAACGGCGCCTTCACCGTGCCGGGCGACGGCGCCATCGACAACCGGGCCATACTGCGCGTGCTCAAGGATGTCGGCTACCAGGGCTGGCTGGTGGTCGAGGCCGAGCAGGACCCGGCCGTCGCGCCCAGCTACGCCTATGCGCGCAAAGGCCACGACACATTGCGCGCGCTGGTCGACCAATCGAGCGTGTGCCATGGGCCTGGCCAGCGTGAGCGCTGA
- the iolB gene encoding 5-deoxy-glucuronate isomerase → MTTSPLLIKAAPGREICCVTPASAGWSHVGFRALRLQAGASETLETGTRELCVVVLTGSIDAEVAGQRHAGLGRRDSVFEECAPDALYLPGGQRLTITATRAAEVALCSAPCAGGNKPVRRIDGTGMRRSTRGAGSNLRHVCDILMGDNPAAERLLVVEVITPAGHSSSYPPHKHDDDAAPGETRLEETYYHRIDPPQGFAFQRVYTDDRSLDEACVVENHDVVLVPRGYHPVVTPHGYRLYYLNVMAGPRRAWAFRNDPAHEWLLRPDGTGTAA, encoded by the coding sequence ATGACGACTTCCCCCCTGCTGATCAAAGCCGCGCCCGGGCGCGAGATCTGCTGCGTCACGCCGGCCTCCGCCGGTTGGAGCCATGTCGGCTTTCGCGCACTGCGCCTGCAAGCCGGCGCCAGCGAAACCCTGGAGACAGGAACGCGCGAACTGTGCGTGGTGGTGCTCACCGGCAGCATCGACGCCGAAGTGGCCGGGCAACGCCATGCCGGCCTGGGCCGGCGCGACAGCGTCTTCGAGGAATGCGCGCCCGACGCGCTGTACCTGCCCGGCGGCCAGCGGCTGACCATCACGGCCACGCGCGCGGCCGAGGTCGCGCTGTGCAGCGCGCCTTGCGCCGGCGGCAACAAGCCCGTGCGCCGCATCGACGGCACCGGCATGCGCCGCAGCACACGCGGCGCCGGCAGCAACCTGCGCCATGTCTGCGACATCCTGATGGGCGACAACCCGGCGGCCGAGCGCTTGCTGGTGGTCGAGGTGATCACCCCGGCGGGCCATTCGAGCAGTTACCCGCCGCACAAGCACGACGACGACGCCGCGCCCGGCGAAACCCGGTTGGAAGAAACCTACTACCACCGGATCGACCCGCCGCAGGGCTTTGCGTTCCAGCGCGTCTACACCGACGACCGGAGCCTGGACGAAGCCTGCGTGGTCGAGAACCACGATGTGGTGCTGGTGCCGCGCGGCTACCACCCGGTGGTCACCCCCCATGGCTACCGGCTGTACTACCTGAACGTGATGGCCGGCCCCCGCCGCGCCTGGGCCTTCAGAAACGACCCGGCCCACGAATGGCTGCTGCGCCCCGACGGCACCGGCACCGCGGCCTGA
- a CDS encoding helix-turn-helix domain-containing protein: MMKQRVMDGAGPREKSGQVVADPGLQGVDRFQIKSGLVQAIAWTMQHRSLTQQAMAEISGIARPRLSLALRGDFSQLSERKLMDALTRLGFDIEIKVKRTRKAQGVRQLVLS, encoded by the coding sequence ATGATGAAGCAACGTGTGATGGATGGTGCCGGGCCCCGGGAAAAGTCGGGCCAGGTGGTGGCCGATCCGGGCCTGCAGGGTGTCGATCGGTTTCAGATCAAGTCTGGCCTGGTCCAGGCCATCGCCTGGACGATGCAGCACCGCAGTTTGACCCAGCAGGCGATGGCCGAGATCAGCGGCATTGCCCGGCCCAGACTGTCGCTCGCGCTGCGCGGTGATTTCTCCCAATTGTCCGAGCGCAAACTGATGGATGCGTTGACCCGGCTGGGCTTTGACATCGAGATCAAGGTCAAGCGCACGCGCAAGGCGCAAGGGGTGCGGCAGTTGGTGCTGTCCTGA
- the hpnD gene encoding presqualene diphosphate synthase HpnD has product MTPQQYVQQKAVASGSSFYYAFLFLPAPRRAAITAFYAFCREVDDVVDSQMIDPGVARTKLAWWQSEVVKAYAGQPSHPVMQALMPHTAEYGIAQRHLQAVIDGCRMDLEQTRYLDIAGLTGYCHLVAGIVGEVTARIFGQTDERTTQYAHMLGLAFQFTNIIRDVGEDALLGRVYLPLSELQQFGVKVHELLERRYSDRFTALMRFQAERAHRLYDQALALLPEVDRRAQKPGLMMASIYRTLLREIGHENFQVLHQRIRLTPLRKFWLAWKVQALGRM; this is encoded by the coding sequence ATGACACCACAGCAGTACGTGCAGCAAAAAGCCGTGGCCTCGGGCAGCAGTTTTTATTACGCCTTTTTGTTTCTGCCCGCGCCGCGCCGCGCGGCGATCACGGCGTTTTATGCGTTCTGCCGGGAAGTCGACGACGTGGTGGATAGCCAAATGATCGACCCGGGCGTGGCCCGCACCAAGCTGGCCTGGTGGCAGTCGGAAGTGGTCAAGGCCTACGCCGGCCAGCCCAGCCATCCGGTGATGCAGGCCCTGATGCCACACACCGCCGAATACGGCATTGCGCAGCGCCACTTGCAGGCCGTGATCGACGGCTGCCGGATGGACCTGGAGCAAACCCGCTACCTCGACATTGCGGGCCTGACCGGCTATTGCCACTTGGTGGCGGGCATCGTGGGCGAGGTCACGGCGCGCATCTTCGGCCAGACCGACGAGCGCACCACGCAGTACGCACACATGCTGGGGCTGGCGTTCCAGTTCACCAACATCATCCGCGACGTGGGCGAAGACGCGCTGCTGGGCCGCGTCTACCTGCCGCTGAGCGAGTTGCAGCAATTCGGCGTGAAGGTGCACGAACTGCTCGAGCGCCGGTATTCCGACCGCTTCACCGCGCTGATGCGCTTTCAGGCCGAGCGCGCGCACCGCCTGTACGACCAGGCCCTGGCCCTGCTGCCCGAGGTCGACCGGCGCGCGCAAAAGCCCGGCCTGATGATGGCCAGCATCTACCGCACGCTGCTGCGCGAGATCGGGCATGAGAACTTCCAGGTGCTGCACCAGCGCATCCGCCTGACACCGCTGCGCAAGTTCTGGCTGGCGTGGAAGGTGCAGGCGCTGGGGCGCATGTAA
- the hpnE gene encoding hydroxysqualene dehydroxylase HpnE encodes MKVAVIGAGWAGMAAAIAHAQAGRRVTVFEAARRVGGRARAVPGALPDGSAVTLDNGQHILIGAYRESLRLMRLVGVDTDAALLRLPLTLLFADGQGLQLPDLPPPLDALLGIARAKGWHWRDKLALLRTAALWRLRGFRCAPPVSVAQLCARLSPRLMAEFMAPLCVSALNTPVHAASGQVFLRVLQDSLFSGRGGSNLLLPRTDLGALFPQAAAHWLRRHGGQIITGQRVCGLLPSAGAGWQVSGGGASERFEHVTLACPPWEARRLVAGIARLDAAGQRAARCWSAAADGLRFAAIATVYVHAAGVRLPQPMLALRSTAEQPAQFVFDRGWLGGPPGLLAFVVSASDGERAAIERQVLQQARATLAHRESGAPGTQPPLRLVQTVLEKRATFACTPGLQRPGMQVLPGLSACGDYVQGPYPVYPATLEGAVLSGSAAAAQARPSPAWRR; translated from the coding sequence ATGAAAGTCGCCGTCATCGGCGCAGGCTGGGCCGGCATGGCCGCTGCCATCGCCCATGCGCAGGCGGGGCGCAGGGTCACCGTTTTCGAGGCGGCACGCAGGGTCGGCGGCCGTGCGCGGGCCGTGCCGGGCGCGCTGCCTGACGGCTCTGCGGTGACGCTGGACAACGGGCAACATATCCTCATCGGCGCCTACCGCGAAAGCCTGCGCCTGATGCGGCTGGTGGGGGTGGACACCGACGCTGCGCTGCTGCGCCTGCCGCTCACGCTGCTGTTTGCCGATGGCCAGGGCTTGCAACTGCCCGATCTGCCGCCGCCCCTGGATGCGCTGCTCGGCATCGCCCGCGCCAAAGGCTGGCATTGGCGCGACAAACTGGCGCTGCTGCGCACGGCGGCGCTGTGGCGGTTGCGCGGCTTTCGCTGCGCGCCCCCGGTCTCGGTGGCGCAGTTGTGCGCCCGGCTGTCACCGCGCCTGATGGCCGAGTTCATGGCCCCGCTGTGCGTCTCGGCACTGAACACCCCGGTGCATGCGGCCAGCGGCCAGGTGTTTTTGCGGGTGCTGCAAGACAGCCTGTTCAGCGGCCGTGGCGGCTCCAACCTGCTGCTGCCGCGCACTGACCTGGGCGCGCTTTTCCCACAGGCTGCGGCGCATTGGCTACGGCGCCATGGCGGGCAAATCATCACCGGGCAACGGGTTTGCGGGCTGCTGCCATCGGCGGGCGCGGGTTGGCAGGTCAGCGGCGGCGGGGCCTCGGAGCGGTTTGAGCATGTCACCCTGGCCTGCCCGCCATGGGAGGCCCGCCGGCTGGTGGCAGGCATTGCCCGATTGGACGCAGCAGGCCAGCGGGCCGCCCGCTGCTGGAGCGCAGCGGCCGATGGGCTGCGCTTTGCCGCCATCGCCACCGTCTATGTCCACGCCGCCGGTGTGCGCCTGCCGCAGCCGATGCTGGCGCTGCGCAGCACGGCAGAGCAGCCTGCGCAGTTCGTGTTCGACCGGGGTTGGCTCGGCGGCCCCCCCGGATTGCTGGCCTTCGTGGTCAGCGCCAGCGACGGCGAACGCGCAGCGATCGAGCGGCAGGTGCTGCAGCAGGCGCGCGCGACGCTGGCCCATCGGGAGTCAGGGGCGCCAGGGACGCAACCGCCGCTGCGGCTGGTGCAGACCGTGCTGGAAAAACGGGCGACCTTCGCCTGCACCCCCGGTCTGCAACGGCCCGGCATGCAAGTGCTGCCAGGGCTGAGCGCCTGCGGCGACTATGTGCAAGGCCCTTACCCCGTCTACCCCGCCACGCTCGAAGGCGCTGTGCTCAGCGGCAGTGCCGCAGCGGCGCAGGCCCGCCCGAGCCCGGCATGGCGGCGCTGA
- the hflC gene encoding protease modulator HflC gives MNRVGLIASTVLVALALMNSMLFVVDQRQFGVLYALGQIKDVITEPGLNFKLPPPFQNVTYIDKRLLTLDSTDTEPMLTAEKQRVVIDWYVRWRISEPTAYIRNVGQDESAGAMQLNRVVRNAFQEEINKRTVKELLSLKREALMADVKREVLEAVRGVKPWGVDVVDVRITRVDYVEAITESVYRRMEAERKRVANELRSTGAAEGEKIRADADRQREITIANAYRDAQKSKGEGDAQAARIYAEAFGRDPQFAQFYRSLEAYKASFNKKSDVLVVDPSSSDFFKAFQGHAPAAAQPGARK, from the coding sequence GTGAACCGAGTCGGACTTATTGCCTCCACCGTCCTGGTGGCATTGGCGCTGATGAACTCCATGCTTTTCGTCGTCGATCAGCGCCAGTTTGGCGTTCTTTATGCGCTGGGACAGATCAAGGACGTGATTACCGAGCCGGGCCTGAACTTCAAGCTGCCGCCGCCTTTCCAGAACGTGACCTACATCGACAAACGCCTGCTGACCTTGGACAGCACGGACACCGAGCCGATGCTGACCGCTGAAAAGCAGCGGGTCGTGATCGACTGGTATGTGCGCTGGCGCATCTCTGAACCGACGGCATATATCCGCAACGTGGGCCAGGATGAAAGCGCCGGCGCGATGCAGCTCAACCGCGTGGTGCGCAATGCCTTCCAGGAGGAGATCAACAAGCGCACGGTCAAAGAGTTGCTTTCGCTCAAGCGCGAGGCATTGATGGCCGATGTGAAGCGCGAAGTGCTCGAAGCCGTCCGCGGCGTCAAACCCTGGGGCGTGGACGTGGTTGACGTGCGCATCACCCGCGTCGACTACGTGGAGGCCATTACCGAATCCGTGTACCGCCGCATGGAGGCCGAACGCAAGCGGGTGGCCAACGAACTACGCTCCACCGGGGCTGCCGAGGGCGAAAAAATCCGGGCCGACGCCGACCGTCAGCGCGAAATCACGATCGCCAACGCCTACCGCGACGCACAAAAGAGCAAGGGCGAGGGCGACGCGCAAGCGGCCCGCATCTACGCCGAAGCCTTCGGCCGCGACCCGCAGTTCGCCCAGTTCTATCGCAGCCTGGAAGCCTACAAGGCGAGCTTCAATAAAAAAAGCGATGTGCTGGTGGTCGACCCTTCGTCGTCAGATTTCTTCAAAGCCTTCCAGGGCCATGCGCCAGCGGCTGCCCAGCCGGGTGCGCGCAAGTAA
- the hflK gene encoding FtsH protease activity modulator HflK has product MNFQNRPLGWALLPERIRGMFNLNDPRWGRGEDKSDDAAGPPDDRPGTPPAGQRGDDKRPGRPGRSGNTQPPDLDEIMRDLNRKLGGLFGGKNGAGRGPGSGGNGGGSGGGFQPDMKSAGVGVGLIAGIVFVIWMGTGFFIVQEGQQAVITQFGMYKSTVGAGFNWRLPYPIERHELVFVTQIRSEDVGRDNIIKSTGLRESAMLTADENIVEIKFAVQYRLNDARAWLFESKNPRDAVVQAAETAVREVVGKMRMDTALAEERDQIAPRVRTLMQTILDRYKVGVEVVGINLQQGGVKPPEQVQASFDDVLKATQERERAKNEAQAYANDVIPRAVGSASRLSEEADAYKARIVAQAQGDAQRFSSVLAEYQKAPQVTRDRMYLDAMQQVYGNVTKVLIESRQGTNLLYLPLDKILRNAGAETGTQEPSAAPSSVIPAIPPANLLNDPRARDSNRTRERESR; this is encoded by the coding sequence ATGAATTTCCAAAATCGCCCCCTGGGATGGGCCTTGCTGCCCGAACGCATTCGGGGCATGTTCAACCTGAATGACCCGCGCTGGGGCCGTGGCGAGGACAAGTCGGACGATGCCGCCGGGCCACCCGACGATCGCCCCGGCACACCGCCGGCCGGCCAGCGCGGCGATGACAAGCGCCCTGGCCGCCCCGGCCGCTCCGGTAATACGCAGCCGCCGGACCTCGACGAAATCATGCGCGACCTGAACCGCAAGCTCGGCGGGCTGTTTGGCGGCAAGAACGGCGCAGGGCGCGGGCCGGGCAGCGGCGGCAATGGCGGCGGCTCGGGCGGCGGGTTTCAGCCCGACATGAAAAGCGCCGGGGTGGGCGTCGGTTTGATTGCCGGCATCGTTTTCGTGATCTGGATGGGCACCGGCTTTTTCATCGTCCAGGAAGGGCAGCAGGCCGTCATCACCCAATTTGGCATGTACAAGAGCACGGTGGGCGCGGGCTTCAATTGGCGCCTGCCTTACCCGATAGAGCGCCATGAACTGGTCTTCGTGACCCAAATTCGTTCCGAGGACGTGGGCCGCGACAACATCATCAAGAGCACCGGCCTGCGCGAGTCGGCCATGCTCACGGCAGACGAGAACATCGTCGAGATCAAGTTCGCCGTGCAATACCGCTTGAATGATGCGCGGGCCTGGTTGTTTGAAAGCAAAAACCCCAGGGATGCCGTGGTGCAGGCGGCAGAGACGGCTGTCCGTGAAGTGGTCGGCAAGATGCGCATGGATACGGCGCTGGCCGAAGAGCGCGACCAGATTGCGCCCCGGGTGCGCACCTTGATGCAAACCATCCTCGACCGCTACAAGGTCGGCGTCGAGGTGGTGGGCATCAACCTGCAGCAAGGCGGGGTCAAGCCGCCGGAGCAGGTGCAGGCGTCGTTCGACGATGTGCTCAAGGCCACGCAGGAGCGCGAACGCGCCAAGAACGAAGCCCAGGCCTACGCCAATGACGTGATTCCGCGCGCCGTCGGGTCTGCGTCGCGGCTGAGCGAAGAGGCCGATGCGTACAAGGCGCGTATCGTCGCCCAGGCGCAAGGTGACGCGCAGCGCTTCTCATCGGTGTTGGCGGAGTACCAAAAGGCGCCGCAGGTCACGCGCGACCGGATGTATCTGGACGCGATGCAGCAGGTGTACGGCAATGTGACCAAGGTGCTGATCGAGTCGCGGCAGGGCACCAACCTGTTGTACTTGCCGCTCGACAAGATTTTGAGAAATGCCGGCGCCGAAACCGGAACGCAGGAGCCGTCGGCGGCCCCCTCGTCGGTCATACCGGCGATACCGCCAGCCAATCTTTTGAATGACCCCCGGGCGCGCGACAGCAACCGCACCCGTGAACGCGAATCTCGCTAG
- the hflX gene encoding GTPase HflX, with amino-acid sequence MSSQAGSAAVVLVGVDLGLPHFDGELEELGLLAQAAGMQPVARMACKRKAPDAALFVGSGKADEIRSLAQLHGAEEVLFDQSLSPAQQRNLEQHIELPVNDRTLLILEIFARRARSHEGKLQVELARLQYLSTRLVRRWSHLERQSGGIGGRGGPGEKQIELDRRMIGAAIKRTRERLVKVKRQRSTQRRQRERRDTFNISLVGYTNAGKSTLFNALVKAGAYAADQLFATLDTTTRQLYLANAGRSVSLSDTVGFIRDLPHGLIDAFEATLQEAVDADLLLHVVDASNPDFPEQMAQVERVLHEIGAADIAQMLVFNKLDALPAQRRPLRLQDQYERAGQGLERWFVSARSGEGLDLLRQALAAKVLATPADIAPADSVQLPYARP; translated from the coding sequence ATGTCTTCTCAGGCCGGTAGCGCTGCGGTAGTGCTGGTGGGCGTGGATCTGGGTCTGCCCCACTTCGATGGCGAACTGGAGGAACTGGGCCTGCTGGCCCAGGCCGCCGGCATGCAGCCCGTCGCGCGCATGGCCTGCAAGCGCAAGGCGCCCGATGCCGCACTGTTCGTCGGCAGCGGCAAGGCCGATGAGATTCGCAGCCTGGCGCAGTTACATGGCGCCGAGGAAGTGCTTTTCGACCAGTCGCTGAGCCCGGCCCAGCAGCGCAATCTGGAGCAGCACATAGAACTGCCGGTCAACGACCGCACCTTGCTGATCCTGGAGATCTTCGCCCGGCGCGCGCGCAGCCACGAGGGCAAACTGCAGGTCGAACTGGCCAGGCTCCAGTACCTGAGCACCCGGCTGGTGCGGCGCTGGTCGCACCTGGAGCGCCAAAGCGGCGGCATCGGCGGCCGTGGCGGTCCGGGCGAAAAGCAGATCGAGCTCGACCGCCGCATGATCGGCGCGGCCATCAAACGCACCCGGGAGCGCCTGGTCAAGGTCAAGCGCCAGCGCTCGACGCAGCGCCGCCAGCGTGAGCGGCGGGATACCTTCAACATTTCGCTGGTCGGCTATACCAACGCAGGAAAATCCACGCTCTTCAACGCCCTGGTCAAAGCCGGCGCATACGCCGCCGACCAACTGTTTGCGACGCTCGATACCACGACGCGCCAGTTGTACCTTGCGAATGCCGGGCGCTCGGTCTCGTTGTCCGATACGGTGGGCTTCATCCGGGACTTGCCGCATGGCCTGATCGACGCCTTCGAGGCCACATTGCAGGAGGCCGTCGATGCTGATTTGCTGCTGCATGTGGTGGACGCATCGAACCCCGATTTCCCGGAGCAGATGGCGCAGGTCGAGCGGGTGTTGCATGAAATCGGTGCGGCCGACATTGCGCAGATGCTGGTGTTCAACAAGCTCGATGCGCTGCCGGCGCAGCGGCGTCCGCTGCGTCTGCAAGACCAGTACGAACGGGCCGGGCAGGGGCTCGAGCGCTGGTTCGTCAGTGCCCGATCGGGCGAGGGGCTGGACCTGCTGCGCCAGGCACTGGCGGCCAAGGTGCTGGCCACGCCAGCCGACATCGCCCCTGCTGACAGCGTGCAATTGCCATATGCCCGGCCCTGA
- the hfq gene encoding RNA chaperone Hfq encodes MSNKGQLLQEPFLNTLRREHVPVSIYLVNGIKLQGQIESFDQYVVLLRNTVTQMVFKHAISTIVPGRAVHFSTAEPADANSNNG; translated from the coding sequence GTGAGCAACAAAGGCCAACTCTTGCAAGAACCCTTCCTCAACACCTTGCGCAGGGAGCATGTTCCGGTTTCCATTTATCTGGTCAACGGAATCAAGCTGCAAGGACAGATCGAATCGTTCGATCAGTACGTGGTGCTACTGCGCAATACGGTGACGCAGATGGTCTTCAAACACGCGATCTCCACCATAGTGCCGGGTCGCGCAGTGCATTTTTCTACGGCAGAGCCCGCTGATGCAAACAGCAACAACGGCTGA